A single genomic interval of Terriglobus albidus harbors:
- a CDS encoding mannonate dehydratase, with amino-acid sequence MNRRQFLSSTGIATIAASSKPAAAFAATPKRATMQLGCQSAPTNDTHLKYLARYGVRNICGYPQIADGRIYATVAELSRMKDLAQKNGIEIDCVGPPVLTSSHIDSEKHPAIMLAKSPERDRDIEDFQKLIRNCGQVGLPAIKYNMSILGVLRIGRVQGRGDCTYSQWKLSEAHPKTPLTGAGHVNADMFWERITYFLERVVPVADEYKVRLACHPHDPGVPPEGYQGVDRVLGTVDGLKHFITIQENPYHGLNFCQGTVSEMLADPGKEIYDVIRYFGTRKKIFNVHFRNIRGHRNDFVEVYPDEGDVDMVKAIRVYQEVEYPYLLMPDHVPQAANDPDGLQSFAFSYGYIRGLIQSLEG; translated from the coding sequence ATGAACCGACGTCAATTTCTCTCCAGCACCGGTATCGCGACAATTGCCGCGAGTTCGAAGCCTGCCGCAGCATTCGCCGCAACGCCGAAGCGCGCGACCATGCAGCTCGGCTGCCAGAGCGCCCCGACCAACGATACGCATCTCAAGTACCTGGCGCGGTATGGCGTGCGTAATATCTGCGGCTATCCGCAGATCGCCGATGGCCGCATCTATGCAACGGTGGCGGAGCTGAGCCGCATGAAGGACCTGGCTCAGAAGAATGGTATCGAGATCGACTGTGTAGGGCCGCCGGTCCTTACCTCCAGCCACATTGACAGTGAGAAGCACCCGGCTATCATGCTCGCGAAGAGCCCTGAGCGCGACCGCGATATTGAGGACTTTCAGAAGCTCATCCGAAACTGCGGTCAAGTCGGCCTGCCCGCGATCAAGTACAACATGAGCATCCTCGGTGTGCTGCGTATCGGTCGCGTCCAGGGACGTGGCGACTGCACCTACAGCCAGTGGAAGCTCTCGGAGGCTCATCCCAAAACGCCGCTCACCGGTGCCGGGCATGTGAATGCCGACATGTTCTGGGAGCGCATCACATACTTCCTCGAACGTGTTGTTCCAGTCGCCGATGAGTACAAGGTCCGCCTGGCCTGTCATCCCCACGATCCCGGTGTACCGCCGGAGGGATACCAGGGCGTCGACCGCGTGCTGGGTACAGTAGATGGCCTGAAGCACTTCATCACCATTCAGGAGAACCCGTATCACGGTCTCAATTTCTGTCAGGGCACGGTCTCGGAGATGCTGGCCGATCCAGGTAAAGAGATCTATGACGTCATTCGCTACTTCGGCACGCGGAAGAAGATCTTCAACGTGCACTTCCGCAATATTCGCGGACATCGCAATGACTTTGTCGAGGTCTATCCGGATGAAGGAGACGTCGATATGGTGAAGGCGATCCGGGTGTATCAGGAAGTGGAGTACCCGTATCTGCTGATGCCGGATCATGTGCCGCAGGCAGCGAACGATCCGGATGGGCTGCAGTCGTTTGCGTTCAGCTATGGATACATCCGTGGGCTGATTCAGTCGCTTGAAGGGTGA
- a CDS encoding ABC transporter permease codes for MSAAGRWMNRLLFLFRRSKFEAELREEMEFHREQIEEELRSDGTAGTEAHRRAAVQFGNTTRLRERSHDVVAFRWETVVQDIRYAVRQMTHSPGFAITAILMLALGIGASVTIFAFVDAALLQPLPYAQPDRLMDVTESLALFPRGNLSYQDYLDWKRLNTVFTSLEIYNGSGYLLQTAEGTEAVPGVRVSAGFFHTLGVVPVEGRDFRPGEDAVSEAPVGLLSYATWQKRFGGRRDMIGETLKLSGVPTTIIGVLPPDFQFAPRGSAEIFTTAQPTNGCEKRRSCHNLYGIGRLKDGVTVATALAEMKGIAQQLERQYPDSNRGQSASVMPLARAITGDVRPILFVLLGGAALLLLIACVNVSNLLLVRAEKRRQEMAVRGALGASRVRLARQYVTEGLVLVLLGTAAGMAVATVMMRVLHAMISKQMLAGMPYLQGMGLTAHVWGFTVTVALLAAGLFSIAPILRLPMAALRQSLSDGGRSGGSTFWRRLGANLVIVEVAIAVVLLSGAGLLSKSLWKMLHVDLGFESDHIATLSVDLPARGFEKDTQRAQFAQSLLDRIQSLPGVQSVGLTTTLPVSCNCNTDWVRFVGKPYNGIHNEVDNREVSAAFFQTLRAKLVRGRLFTQSDDATHPKVVLVNESLAKKYFPGEDPIGKKIGDTELTPNSLREIIGVVSDIKDSALDAEEWPAEYEAFAQDPSSYFSVLVRTSPRPESMLPALSAAVRALNPEVGVEDQTTLEQRIHDSPSAWLHRSAAWLMGGFAGIAFLLSMIGLYGTISYSVSQRKREIGVRMALGAQRSTIHGMILREAGRLSCFGIVAGVGCSIAAANLMGSLLFGVRTWDVATLAAVVVLLAAASLLACYLPSRRAATVNPVEALRAE; via the coding sequence ATGAGTGCTGCTGGGCGGTGGATGAATCGGCTGCTGTTTCTGTTTCGGCGTAGCAAGTTTGAGGCTGAGCTGCGGGAAGAGATGGAGTTCCACCGCGAGCAGATCGAAGAGGAGCTGCGGTCTGACGGCACCGCCGGCACTGAGGCTCACAGAAGGGCCGCCGTCCAGTTCGGAAACACGACACGCTTGCGGGAACGCAGTCACGATGTCGTGGCCTTCCGCTGGGAGACAGTCGTTCAGGACATCCGCTACGCCGTCCGCCAGATGACCCACAGTCCCGGCTTCGCGATTACGGCAATCCTGATGCTGGCTCTCGGCATTGGTGCGAGTGTCACCATCTTTGCGTTTGTGGACGCTGCTCTGCTGCAGCCATTGCCCTACGCGCAGCCTGACCGGCTGATGGATGTTACGGAAAGCCTGGCATTGTTTCCCCGGGGAAATCTCTCGTACCAGGATTACCTCGACTGGAAACGGTTGAATACGGTGTTTACTTCGCTCGAAATCTACAACGGCTCAGGCTATCTGCTGCAGACTGCGGAAGGAACTGAAGCGGTTCCTGGAGTGAGAGTGAGCGCAGGCTTCTTTCACACCCTCGGAGTAGTGCCGGTAGAAGGCCGGGACTTCCGGCCCGGAGAAGATGCGGTCTCTGAAGCGCCGGTGGGCTTACTGAGCTATGCCACCTGGCAGAAGCGATTCGGCGGACGGCGAGACATGATCGGGGAGACCCTTAAGTTGAGCGGTGTGCCGACTACGATCATCGGTGTCTTACCACCGGACTTTCAGTTCGCTCCGCGGGGTAGTGCAGAGATCTTCACCACGGCGCAGCCAACGAACGGATGTGAGAAACGGCGAAGCTGCCATAACCTTTACGGCATTGGCCGTCTGAAAGATGGTGTAACGGTTGCCACCGCCCTGGCGGAGATGAAGGGAATCGCGCAGCAGTTAGAGCGCCAGTATCCCGACTCGAACAGGGGACAGAGCGCCAGCGTAATGCCGCTGGCGAGGGCGATTACCGGGGATGTTCGTCCGATCCTGTTTGTGCTGTTGGGTGGTGCTGCTCTGCTGCTGCTGATTGCGTGCGTGAATGTCTCGAACCTGCTGCTGGTGCGGGCGGAGAAACGCAGGCAGGAGATGGCGGTGCGTGGAGCTCTGGGAGCTTCGCGGGTTCGTTTGGCGAGACAGTACGTTACAGAAGGCCTGGTCCTGGTGTTGCTGGGGACGGCGGCGGGCATGGCTGTGGCCACGGTCATGATGCGTGTGCTGCACGCCATGATCTCGAAGCAGATGCTGGCCGGCATGCCATATCTCCAGGGTATGGGGCTGACGGCGCACGTGTGGGGCTTTACCGTCACCGTAGCGTTGCTGGCAGCGGGTCTGTTCTCCATCGCGCCGATTCTTCGTCTGCCGATGGCGGCACTGCGGCAGAGCCTTAGCGACGGCGGACGTTCGGGTGGAAGCACTTTCTGGCGCCGGCTGGGCGCGAACCTGGTGATCGTGGAGGTTGCGATTGCGGTCGTACTTCTTTCCGGAGCCGGGCTGCTATCAAAGAGCCTATGGAAGATGCTGCATGTTGACCTGGGCTTTGAGTCAGACCATATTGCCACGTTGTCGGTTGATCTTCCGGCAAGGGGTTTTGAGAAAGACACACAGCGGGCACAGTTTGCACAGTCATTGCTGGACCGGATCCAGAGCCTGCCCGGTGTGCAGTCAGTTGGGCTGACCACGACCCTGCCTGTCAGTTGTAACTGCAATACAGACTGGGTGCGCTTTGTCGGTAAGCCGTATAACGGCATTCACAATGAGGTGGATAACCGGGAGGTCAGCGCGGCGTTCTTCCAGACACTGCGGGCTAAGCTCGTGCGCGGGCGCCTCTTTACTCAGAGCGACGATGCCACGCACCCGAAGGTCGTGCTGGTCAATGAATCCCTCGCGAAGAAGTACTTCCCCGGTGAGGACCCTATCGGAAAGAAGATCGGCGACACGGAGCTGACGCCGAATTCGCTACGCGAGATTATTGGCGTCGTAAGCGACATTAAAGACAGTGCGCTCGATGCGGAGGAGTGGCCCGCGGAGTATGAAGCCTTCGCACAAGATCCGTCGTCATACTTTTCTGTCCTGGTGAGGACGTCACCACGGCCGGAGTCGATGCTGCCGGCGCTGTCGGCCGCAGTGCGGGCGCTGAATCCTGAGGTCGGCGTGGAAGACCAGACGACGCTGGAGCAAAGGATCCATGATTCTCCTTCAGCCTGGCTGCATCGCTCAGCGGCCTGGCTGATGGGCGGCTTCGCGGGCATCGCATTTCTGCTCAGCATGATCGGGCTGTATGGGACGATCTCCTATTCGGTCAGCCAGCGGAAACGCGAGATAGGCGTGCGCATGGCGTTGGGTGCACAGCGAAGCACTATCCACGGCATGATCCTGCGCGAGGCAGGACGGCTGAGCTGCTTCGGCATCGTGGCAGGTGTCGGCTGCTCCATCGCAGCGGCGAACCTGATGGGGTCATTGTTGTTCGGCGTACGGACATGGGATGTAGCAACGCTGGCTGCTGTGGTTGTCCTACTGGCAGCGGCGTCGCTGCTGGCCTGCTATCTCCCGTCCCGGCGTGCCGCAACGGTGAACCCGGTGGAGGCGTTGCGGGCGGAGTAG
- a CDS encoding PadR family transcriptional regulator, whose translation MSRKADLMPGTLDMMILKTLTRGSLHGYAIAQSIRQMSDDVLTVEEGSLYPALQRLLLEAWVKAEWKRTPSNRRVRVYTLTATGRKQLGVELSRFEQMVAAIGRVMRDVEVEG comes from the coding sequence ATGAGCAGAAAAGCAGACCTGATGCCGGGAACCCTGGACATGATGATTCTCAAGACCCTGACCCGTGGTTCATTACACGGCTACGCGATTGCACAGTCGATCCGGCAGATGTCTGACGACGTGCTGACGGTGGAAGAGGGTTCGTTGTATCCGGCGTTGCAGCGTCTGCTGCTGGAGGCCTGGGTGAAAGCGGAGTGGAAGCGAACTCCGTCGAACCGACGGGTGCGCGTCTATACGCTGACGGCTACGGGCCGTAAACAGTTAGGAGTGGAGTTATCGCGCTTTGAGCAGATGGTTGCCGCCATTGGGCGGGTGATGCGCGATGTGGAGGTAGAGGGATGA
- a CDS encoding MBG domain-containing protein: MVAASSRRSSPRGISALGSGLSFPFPSKKLLGTLVALLPVCVAGLFPAQARAQTASFSNAIQSLGSGFNSPEGVAVDGNGNVFVADTANNAVKKIPYNGGSYGAPVTLATGFYGPTGVAADGSGNVFVADTGNSAVKEIPYSGGSYGTPVTLGSGFSSPRGVAVDGSGNVFVADFNNNAVEEIPYSGGSYGTPVTLGSGFNRPTGVAVDGSGNVFVADFHNDAVKEIPYSGGSYGTPVTLGSGFSNPFGVAVDGSGNVFVADTNNNAVKEIPYSGGSYGTPVTLGSGFSSPTGVAVDGSGNVFVADFFHSAVKKIMTGAVAMPTMAVGQSTSLTLNFTFTTGGTIGAPVVLTMGAPNLDFTDAGTGSCTTNGTAHTYSAGDTCTVDVIFTPKYAGLRRGAVELTTTAGAVIATAYVSGTGTGPQVAFRPGTQSTLGSGFSAPIGVAVDGSGNVFVADTVNNAVKKIPYSGGSYGTPVTLGSGFNRPFGVAVDGSGNLFVPDTYNNAVKKIPYSSGSYGTPITLGSGFTFPQGVAVDDSGNVFVADTGNNAVKEIPYSGGSYGTPVTLGSGFHDPNSVAVDGSGNVFVADTGNNAVKEIPYSGGSYGTPVTLGSGFSDPYSVAVDGSGNVFVADSLNSAVKEIPYSGGSYGTPVTLGSGFDYPEGVAVDGSGNVFVADTYNNAVKKLDFADAPSLSFTSTAVGSTSSNSPQTVTLLNIGNADLSFPIPGTGNNPSISAGFTWDSSVSGACPEISSGAGSAGTLAAGSNCTLSVSFTPTATGSISGSLTLTDNALNVSNATQAIALSGTGTSGSVASFTITGLTAGTAGTAQTITVTAKDSGGSTYTGYTGTVHFTSSDAQAALPANYTFTAGDNGVHTFSVTLKTAGSQSVTVNDVVTTSATGTASATISAGAAASYSLSAPGTVPFYTAFSFNAYALDAYGNTATSYNGTAIMSSSDPGFSNLGPFTFSNGATTVYSAFKTAGNNTLTLTDNTTSAITGTATIYMPPGSVTGLTVSAPASTTAGQAISVTVRARDLFDNTVIGYTGTVSFSSTDTRSVLPSSYTFTGGDAGSHTFSATLKTPGNQSVTATDTGNSVAGTSGQITVTAPLLVVTTATDDAGTAANCTLQTTRGTGTDASCSLRDALLQAASLGAGDITFDSTRFATAQTISLTHSTLTIPSYTTVTGATSGSGATLTNLVTVQGGGSSSNFSVFEVNGGTDAAAMRNLIVANGYIDSQGGGLLNNGTLTITDCTFANNYAGGYATGGGNGGGAIFTSGDLTIVGSTFSGNISAPGGAIGANSGTVTIINSTFSANSAIATKAGGAIFVNNATVTISGSTFSGNTSAGGGAIFNYGTLAVSNSILTDNTPNDCGNGGSGACPTNGFAGNVVGLGNLASLGNYGGPTQTMIPLPGSAGICAGVIASIPSGITLDQRGYGRQTNYGGPPCLDSGAVQTSFALAFTQSLSDVMQNVAMSPAPQVALTEHAVAFTPVVTIPLTLLQGSGTLSGGSASTNSGIASYPSLKIDTAGTGDKLQASLALNANIAPTIYANSSTFNVLSSVSQLLFGTPPATPIALGGDAGAAVTVREAASDNSTITTASDTITLTVTGPSSYSHTYTAAAVNGVATFNLSSAALNHAGTYTYTASLSSLQAIATQTVNKGTATVALGSLSATYDGNAHAATATTTPTGLTVNFTYNGSATVPTAAGSYAVVATVSDADYQGTANGTLAIGKATAPVTLGSLSATYDSNAHAATATTTPTGLTVNFTYNGSATVPTAAGSYAVVATVSDTNYQGTANGTLTIGKATAPVTLGSLSATYDGNAHAATAITTPTALTVNFTYNGSTTVPTAAGSYAVVATISDANYQGTANGTLTIGKATATVTLANLSANYDGSAHAATATTTPTGLTVTLTYNGSSSAPTAAGSYAVVATVNDANYQGSTTGTLIIGKVTPAITWAAPAAITYGTPLSATQLNATSGTSGTFAYTPAASTVLVAGANQQLTVAFTPSDPTNYQNATASTAITVNKQGSATALTASATSLSPAQAVTLTATVTAAANGIPSGTVTFLDGSASLQTVTLTGSTASYSTTLASGAHTITATYSGNTNYLGSSTSSGVGITVASLDFTITSTGATSQTVVPGGAVNFTYALTPSSGAYPGPVSFSVSGLPNGATYTLSPNTIAANAGPQQVTLAVQTPASAAGLSMQHRGWALALLLLPFAGMRRLRAGSKKLARTLYILLAVCFCIGMTGCGSGNGFLIQGARDYAVTITASSGTISHTSTVNLNVQ; this comes from the coding sequence ATGGTTGCTGCATCTTCGCGTCGGTCGTCCCCCCGTGGAATCTCGGCCCTGGGTTCCGGTCTCTCCTTTCCTTTCCCTTCCAAAAAGCTTCTAGGCACCCTCGTCGCACTTTTGCCGGTGTGCGTCGCCGGTCTGTTCCCGGCTCAGGCAAGGGCGCAGACTGCGTCCTTCAGCAATGCGATCCAATCGCTGGGCAGCGGCTTCAATAGTCCCGAAGGCGTGGCGGTGGATGGTAACGGCAACGTCTTCGTCGCCGATACCGCGAACAATGCGGTGAAGAAGATTCCGTACAACGGTGGCAGCTATGGCGCGCCGGTGACACTTGCTACGGGCTTCTATGGCCCCACTGGCGTGGCGGCGGACGGAAGTGGCAATGTCTTCGTCGCCGATACAGGCAACAGTGCGGTGAAAGAGATTCCGTACAGCGGTGGCAGCTACGGCACGCCGGTGACGCTGGGCAGCGGCTTCTCCTCTCCCAGAGGTGTGGCGGTGGACGGGAGCGGCAACGTCTTCGTCGCCGACTTCAACAACAATGCGGTGGAAGAGATTCCGTACAGCGGTGGCAGCTATGGCACGCCGGTGACGCTGGGCAGCGGCTTCAATCGCCCCACTGGCGTGGCGGTGGACGGAAGTGGCAATGTCTTCGTTGCCGATTTCCACAACGATGCGGTGAAAGAGATTCCGTACAGTGGTGGCAGCTACGGCACGCCGGTGACGCTGGGCAGCGGCTTCTCCAATCCCTTTGGCGTGGCGGTCGACGGGAGCGGCAATGTCTTCGTCGCCGATACCAACAACAATGCGGTGAAGGAGATCCCGTACAGCGGTGGCAGCTATGGCACGCCGGTGACGCTGGGCAGCGGCTTCTCCTCTCCCACTGGCGTGGCGGTGGACGGGAGCGGCAACGTCTTCGTCGCCGATTTCTTCCACAGTGCGGTGAAGAAGATCATGACGGGGGCGGTGGCCATGCCGACCATGGCGGTGGGGCAGAGCACTAGTCTGACGCTGAACTTCACCTTCACTACAGGAGGAACAATCGGAGCGCCGGTGGTACTGACGATGGGCGCTCCTAATCTCGACTTTACCGATGCTGGTACGGGCAGTTGCACCACCAATGGCACAGCCCACACTTATAGCGCAGGCGATACCTGCACCGTCGATGTGATCTTTACACCGAAGTATGCGGGGCTGCGTCGCGGTGCGGTGGAGTTGACGACGACGGCGGGGGCCGTCATTGCCACGGCGTACGTCTCTGGTACGGGAACAGGGCCACAGGTGGCATTCCGTCCCGGCACCCAGAGCACCCTGGGCAGCGGCTTCAGCGCGCCCATAGGTGTTGCGGTGGACGGCAGCGGCAACGTCTTCGTCGCAGATACCGTCAACAATGCAGTGAAGAAGATCCCGTACAGCGGGGGCAGCTACGGCACGCCGGTGACGCTGGGCAGCGGCTTCAACAGGCCCTTTGGCGTGGCAGTGGATGGTAGCGGCAACCTCTTCGTCCCAGATACTTACAACAATGCGGTGAAGAAGATCCCGTACAGCAGCGGCAGTTATGGCACGCCGATCACCCTGGGCAGCGGCTTCACCTTTCCCCAAGGTGTGGCGGTGGACGACAGCGGCAATGTCTTCGTCGCAGATACCGGCAACAATGCGGTGAAGGAGATTCCGTACAGCGGGGGCAGCTACGGCACGCCAGTGACGCTGGGCAGCGGCTTCCACGATCCCAATAGCGTGGCAGTGGACGGCAGCGGCAACGTCTTCGTCGCAGATACCGGCAACAATGCGGTGAAGGAGATTCCGTACAGCGGGGGCAGCTACGGCACGCCAGTGACGCTGGGCAGCGGCTTCAGCGATCCCTATAGCGTGGCAGTGGACGGCAGCGGCAACGTCTTCGTCGCGGATAGCCTCAACAGTGCGGTGAAGGAGATTCCGTACAGTGGTGGCAGCTACGGCACGCCAGTAACGCTGGGCAGCGGCTTCGACTATCCCGAAGGCGTGGCGGTGGACGGCAGCGGCAATGTCTTCGTCGCAGATACTTACAACAATGCGGTGAAGAAGCTGGACTTTGCAGATGCTCCAAGTCTGAGCTTCACCTCAACGGCGGTGGGCTCCACCAGCAGCAACAGCCCGCAGACCGTAACCTTGCTGAACATTGGCAATGCTGATCTGAGCTTCCCGATTCCGGGTACGGGGAATAACCCGAGCATCTCTGCGGGATTTACGTGGGACAGCAGTGTTTCGGGAGCGTGTCCGGAGATCAGTAGCGGCGCCGGTTCTGCCGGTACGCTGGCTGCTGGCAGCAACTGCACCTTGTCCGTCAGCTTTACGCCGACGGCTACCGGATCGATCAGCGGCTCGCTGACTTTGACGGACAATGCGTTGAATGTAAGCAATGCCACACAGGCAATTGCGTTGAGCGGAACAGGTACATCAGGGTCTGTTGCCAGCTTCACTATTACCGGTCTGACTGCTGGCACTGCTGGAACAGCGCAAACTATTACTGTTACTGCCAAGGATTCTGGTGGCAGCACCTATACGGGCTACACCGGAACCGTGCATTTCACCAGCTCTGATGCTCAGGCTGCGTTGCCTGCGAATTACACATTCACCGCAGGCGATAACGGCGTGCATACTTTTTCCGTCACGCTGAAGACTGCAGGCAGTCAGAGCGTAACGGTGAACGATGTCGTCACAACCTCGGCAACCGGCACCGCCAGTGCAACCATCTCGGCCGGAGCCGCTGCCTCATACTCCCTCAGTGCTCCAGGTACGGTTCCCTTCTACACCGCCTTCTCGTTCAATGCCTACGCGCTTGACGCTTACGGCAACACCGCAACCAGCTACAACGGCACTGCGATCATGAGCAGCTCAGATCCGGGCTTCTCGAATCTCGGGCCGTTTACCTTCTCCAATGGCGCGACCACCGTCTATAGCGCCTTCAAGACCGCGGGCAACAACACACTTACGCTTACCGACAACACCACCTCCGCTATAACGGGCACCGCGACCATCTACATGCCTCCCGGATCTGTGACGGGCCTGACCGTCTCGGCTCCTGCATCCACCACCGCGGGTCAGGCGATCTCGGTGACCGTAAGAGCGCGCGACCTGTTCGACAACACGGTGATTGGCTACACCGGCACCGTCAGCTTCAGCAGCACGGACACGAGATCCGTGCTTCCGTCCTCTTATACCTTTACTGGCGGCGATGCTGGATCCCACACCTTTAGCGCAACTCTGAAGACACCCGGCAACCAGAGCGTCACCGCAACCGATACTGGAAACTCAGTCGCCGGAACCTCAGGCCAGATCACTGTGACCGCTCCGCTCCTCGTTGTCACCACAGCAACAGACGATGCCGGGACCGCCGCCAATTGCACGCTGCAAACTACCCGGGGAACCGGCACCGACGCCTCATGCAGCCTGCGCGATGCATTGCTGCAGGCGGCTAGCCTAGGCGCAGGCGACATCACCTTCGACTCCACCAGATTCGCTACAGCGCAGACCATCTCACTCACTCACAGCACGCTGACTATTCCGTCCTATACGACGGTCACGGGCGCAACATCGGGAAGCGGCGCGACGCTCACAAATCTCGTCACCGTGCAGGGTGGAGGATCATCCAGCAACTTCTCTGTCTTCGAGGTCAACGGCGGCACAGACGCGGCGGCGATGCGCAATCTGATCGTCGCGAATGGGTATATCGATTCCCAGGGTGGCGGCCTCCTGAACAACGGTACGCTGACAATTACCGATTGCACCTTCGCAAACAACTATGCCGGCGGGTATGCCACGGGCGGAGGCAATGGCGGTGGCGCCATCTTCACCAGTGGCGATCTGACGATTGTTGGCAGCACGTTCAGTGGAAATATCTCCGCGCCGGGTGGAGCGATTGGCGCTAACTCCGGCACCGTAACCATCATCAACAGCACCTTCTCTGCAAACTCCGCCATCGCCACCAAAGCGGGCGGCGCCATCTTCGTCAACAATGCCACCGTGACCATCTCCGGCAGCACCTTCTCCGGAAACACCTCGGCCGGCGGCGGCGCAATCTTCAACTACGGCACGCTTGCCGTTTCGAACAGTATTCTGACAGACAACACACCCAACGATTGCGGAAATGGAGGGAGTGGCGCCTGCCCAACAAACGGCTTCGCAGGCAACGTTGTTGGCCTTGGCAATCTCGCTTCCCTGGGCAACTACGGTGGTCCGACACAGACGATGATTCCGCTTCCGGGCAGTGCCGGAATCTGTGCCGGAGTGATCGCGAGTATCCCCAGTGGCATCACGCTCGACCAGCGCGGCTATGGACGTCAAACCAACTACGGTGGGCCGCCGTGCCTCGACTCCGGTGCGGTACAGACCAGCTTCGCGCTCGCATTCACGCAATCGCTATCTGATGTCATGCAGAACGTCGCTATGAGCCCGGCTCCGCAGGTGGCGCTCACGGAGCACGCGGTTGCCTTTACTCCGGTTGTAACGATTCCGCTTACCCTGCTGCAGGGAAGCGGTACGCTGAGCGGAGGCTCTGCGAGCACTAACAGCGGCATCGCATCTTATCCCTCGCTCAAGATCGACACCGCCGGCACAGGAGACAAGCTGCAGGCAAGTCTTGCGTTGAACGCCAACATCGCGCCCACCATCTACGCAAACAGTAGTACCTTCAATGTGCTGAGCTCGGTCTCGCAGCTTCTCTTCGGCACCCCGCCGGCAACTCCCATCGCACTTGGCGGAGATGCGGGCGCAGCTGTAACCGTGAGAGAAGCGGCATCGGACAACAGCACCATCACCACGGCAAGCGATACCATCACGCTTACCGTCACCGGTCCCTCCAGTTATTCACACACCTACACGGCCGCAGCCGTCAACGGTGTAGCCACCTTCAATCTCTCGTCAGCTGCTCTCAATCACGCCGGAACCTACACCTACACCGCCAGCCTGAGCTCTCTGCAGGCAATAGCAACGCAGACAGTAAACAAGGGCACAGCAACCGTCGCTCTAGGAAGCCTGAGCGCGACCTACGACGGCAACGCCCACGCTGCCACCGCAACAACTACGCCGACAGGCCTGACGGTGAACTTCACCTATAACGGCTCTGCAACTGTACCAACAGCCGCTGGTAGCTATGCGGTAGTCGCAACCGTCAGTGATGCCGACTACCAGGGAACTGCAAACGGAACCCTGGCCATCGGCAAAGCAACGGCTCCTGTCACTCTCGGCAGCCTGAGCGCTACTTATGACAGCAACGCCCACGCTGCGACCGCAACAACTACGCCGACAGGCCTGACGGTGAACTTCACCTATAACGGCTCTGCAACTGTACCAACAGCCGCTGGTAGCTATGCGGTGGTCGCAACCGTCAGTGATACCAACTACCAGGGAACTGCCAACGGAACGTTGACGATCGGCAAAGCAACGGCTCCTGTCACTCTCGGCAGCCTGAGCGCTACCTATGACGGCAACGCCCATGCTGCGACGGCGATCACTACGCCGACAGCCCTGACGGTGAACTTCACCTATAACGGCTCCACAACAGTTCCAACCGCTGCAGGCAGCTATGCGGTGGTTGCAACTATCAGCGACGCCAACTACCAGGGAACTGCCAACGGAACGTTGACGATCGGCAAAGCGACAGCCACTGTTACCCTGGCCAACCTGAGCGCGAACTACGATGGTTCTGCCCACGCCGCAACTGCGACAACAACGCCAACTGGCCTGACGGTAACGCTCACATACAACGGTTCGTCGAGCGCTCCTACGGCAGCAGGCAGCTACGCCGTCGTAGCTACGGTGAACGATGCCAACTACCAGGGCTCCACAACGGGAACCCTGATTATCGGCAAGGTCACACCGGCGATCACCTGGGCGGCACCGGCTGCCATCACCTATGGCACACCGCTCTCCGCCACACAGTTGAACGCAACCTCCGGAACCAGCGGAACTTTCGCTTATACACCGGCGGCGAGCACAGTCCTTGTGGCCGGAGCCAACCAGCAGTTGACGGTCGCCTTCACGCCCAGCGATCCGACAAACTACCAGAACGCAACCGCTTCAACGGCCATCACTGTCAACAAGCAAGGATCGGCTACTGCGCTGACAGCAAGTGCCACCTCACTGTCACCGGCACAGGCCGTAACCCTTACCGCCACGGTGACAGCTGCAGCAAATGGAATTCCGTCCGGTACCGTAACCTTCCTGGACGGAAGCGCAAGCCTGCAGACGGTAACGCTCACCGGATCGACCGCGAGCTACTCCACCACGCTGGCTTCCGGTGCCCACACCATCACCGCAACCTACAGCGGCAACACAAACTACCTCGGCTCCTCAACATCCTCCGGAGTCGGCATAACCGTTGCATCGCTGGACTTCACCATCACCTCCACCGGAGCGACTTCGCAAACCGTAGTTCCCGGAGGAGCGGTGAACTTTACCTACGCTCTCACGCCGAGCTCCGGTGCCTATCCTGGTCCGGTGAGCTTTAGCGTGAGCGGCCTGCCAAACGGCGCCACCTACACGCTGTCGCCCAACACTATCGCGGCGAACGCAGGCCCGCAGCAGGTAACACTGGCAGTTCAAACGCCAGCGTCCGCAGCGGGCCTCTCGATGCAGCATCGTGGATGGGCGCTCGCTCTACTGCTGCTGCCCTTCGCCGGCATGCGCAGACTGCGTGCCGGATCCAAGAAGCTGGCGCGCACGCTGTATATCCTGCTTGCCGTCTGCTTCTGCATCGGCATGACAGGCTGCGGCAGCGGCAATGGCTTCCTGATCCAGGGCGCACGCGATTATGCGGTAACCATCACGGCCTCCTCCGGAACCATCTCTCACACCTCCACCGTCAACCTGAACGTTCAGTAA